CATACGCTCTGACAACATCCTCAGCATAGAATATGCTGCGTACCGGCATCTCGGGAGCTGGCCTGTCGAATCGGGGCTCCGCCTTGGGTGGAAAAGCTGCATAGACGTCATACCAGATGGGCTTGTCCTCTGTTTTCATGGCACCCCCACGCAGCAGACCCTGAACTCTGGTAAAGATAGTCCCGATCTTCTCAAGTCTGCTTTGCGCCATGGTTGTACTTTGTTTTTTAGTTAATTACACTATTAGTTAATATAAAAATTACGACATGCGCCCAATGTGACtgtttatcgataaaatataccaaaatatacaatatcattttacaaatataccgtatccaaacacacaattttcctCTTGCTTCCAGAGGGGgtgatttaaatgaaaattgcaaaacaaaatttttaaaatataaggtcattaGGTATGCAATCCAATAAAttgagtatttataataaaccaaattgattcttcaatcggattaaattattgtttcagtgtcaAAAGTCCTTACAAgatagtaatatcaaatagaacatcaaaatcgaggaatataatttaagaatacggtatatttccggtatattttgaaaatgggAAGATATATTCGAAATATTTCCGAGGgttgtcggtatattttatggataattccgcggtcacactgaccCCCCGCCCCCGCCATCGACTTCATGAACTACCGTAATTTTCGCTCTGTTTTGATTGTTTGTGCAGGTGTAAAAATCGATCTATTGAATTGAGTTGACTTCGCGGGTCAATTATCCCACAGATATTCGTCTGACTACCAACCTAAGTGACAGTGCGTGCTGTGAAGCTACCCCATAATTGTTGTCGTGCCGTCGTTTGATTGTCTCtttttggaaaatgttgttGCGCGTCGCGGTTCAGGAAAATTGTGCCATCGCTTGAGTGTCGTTTGCCGTGTGCCTGTTCgtccgagtgtgtgtgcgtgtgtatatgtgtttaGTTTACATTTACCCAGCTCGATCGGACGCaatttaagttaattaaaaacgtTGGCTAATTCTCAATTTTGACGCCTCCGCAATGAGTAACTACCATCCCCACTCGTTGTCGCATCCGCACCAGCTTCAGGTCCAGAATCATCATCTgacacagccccagccccagctccagcagcagcagcgtcatcATAACCAGACGCCCACAGCCACCCAGCTGCTGGGGGATCGATcggcctcatcctcatcgtcatcctcaATGCTGGTGGCCCCCCAGCCCCCGCAACCGCTAATAAGCAACTCTTTAGCCATACGTCAGGAGATTCAGCGCTTCGAGAGCGTACACCCATCGATCTATGCCATATACGATCTGATCGATTTGCTGCCCCTATCCGATGCCCAAATAGCGCAATCCATTCGGGACCATGTCGTCTGCATTGAAGGTGAGTTCAAGTCCAAGTCCCAACCCAGTTTCCTACAATTTCGCATCGTGGCCATGGGTCAAGACCCTTTGAATCCTTTAGAATAGATGGAAATCTCTTGATTAAACATGTTCCACACCTCTTTCGGCTGCGTCCATTGTTTGTTATGGACTGGACTTGTGGTTGCCTTTGTTTGGAGTGCTTTATGGTAATCTCTGACCAAAAATCTATGAAGCAACCCCCTTCTGATTGTTGCCTAAATGTCCATTGAAGCGGGAACagcagacggacggacggacggacaacaGAGGCCATTGAAagtgttgtcgttgtcgtttccaaaaagaaagatatttgatttttgtttaaaacaaGCTTTTCTGCCCAATTTCCAATgttactgtgtgtgtgtcgtgtttCGTGCCCCTACCACAGTCACAGCTTCAGTTTAAATGTGCGGGGCATGAAATGTGATGCTCTTCCTCTTTTTCTTCCTCCTCgcgaagcagcaacaacatccaaGAGCCGAATCCGAGTTCGCtcacaaaaaccgaaaaccgaaaacacaaaaaaaaccggTTCTTAAATGGTTTATTAGAAAATCTGTAGCGGCTTCccgaaaatgtaaacaaaatcGTCAGAGGCCCGCCTCCTgcccttgttgttgttgttgcttgaaGAGCATGCCTTTTCTGTCCGCGCTCTTATCGTGCAATccagatacaaatgtacacacatacatatgtacacacaaatgtacatacaatgtatgtacatatatatgcatgtagGAAACACGAGAGGAGACAGTCCAATAGACAGTTTTGCACGCGACTTTCTTATTGTCGATTCCTTTACCGATTCTAATTCGTTTGTCGTTGCGGGAATCGGGAATGGGACAGAATGATGAATGATGCCTACACTAACACCCTGTAAACTCGAACAGCAAAAGGGCATGCTTTGTCCGTGTGGCAGTGgaatataaaattaatatgATTATATTTTTCTATGTCATCTTTTAGTCGGAATAAGTACCTTTCAACGTAgcttaaaagcaaaaacctaCCATGtatttattggcattttccGCTCGAAatgcttgtttatttatagTCTCCAATAATAACGGGAGAAGGTCGAAATAACTTAAGTGGAAGCTGAACAAAAGTCGATGAAGAAATTCGGGCTTTCGTTCCGTCGTTTGTTGGATAGAATCAATGGCTGGGCAAATATTTCTGTAGTCCATTGGGCTCCATGTGCCACACCGATTTGCATATCAGTCcataattaaacaacaaaaagaccaGGCTGTGAGCTCCCAATCGATATTAGCATATCAATCGCATCGTTACCAGAAAAATGCTTACACTTCTACGGAAATTAGTTTCGTATTTCCTAACAAACATTTGGTTACTCGTACTTGTACtcgtatatttatttgtgtttatttttcttgtgaATAAAGAAAACTAATTGTCGGGTTAGACTAATAGTCGCAGATACAGAACCAACAAAAGAATCAACCAAAACGCCGCTGGCGGtgtttaaaaaaacaaatttcctcTCTTATCTCAAATGGCTTGCGGCCTCCCGGTTTTCCCATTAAAGTGATCGCAATTTGCGCGCGATCCCCATAGACTATTTGTTGGGATTACAATAAGAGTGTACACTTTTCCCACGTTGGGTATATTAACTGTTCAAAAGAGCTTTATGGCAGACATCTTACAAACTTTAAGTTTACCTTAATGTAGCAATAATTACGGTCCCAAGGGCTACTGTCGTTTCCATAATTCTGTAAGTCTTTGATAAAAGTCAGGGAATTTATTCCCACATAAATGTGATGAGAATTTGACTACCAGAATATCATACTAACGATAGATAAATTGGGTTATTGGGTATGAAGTTGGCATTCCATTGTTATTTGctaattaattgcattgaaTTGATGTGTATCAATCACAGTTATTTCTTATCAATCTAATTATTCGCTATCTTGTGCCGAAAATAACTTTTAGTTGCTAAGTTCATCAAAAGCTCCAAGTTCCCATTTTCCTGTTCAataattacatattttttatatggCTGCTGTTATCTTAGAGCTTattggaaaataattaaaaaagaatgCGGCAGCCAGCGCCCCCACACTGATGTTCGCGAGCGGTTCCGCTGATTCGTATCTGCGTCGAGTGTCGGGCAGGCAGGCCCCTCTTATCTCGCCCTCGGAActgctgtttatttattcttaaTTGTACAATAATATTGACATGCGGATTGTCAAAAGAATTATGGTatgccgccactgccactgccattcaGTCTGTGCCTTTCGGAAGTGgaacaattgttgttgtgcgtCGATGCGCTCGATAGCGTCGCGTGCAACGGGAGATGCCTTTGGGATTTTGGGGGCACAATTATCCACGGGCTGCAGTTGCCGCCCTTCCCCTTCGTGACTCTCGTCAGGCTTAAAAAACGCcaattccattaaaaatagTATCTTGCACTTTGCTGGCATTTGCTATTTTCGTCATTCCGAATtgcacaacaatttgttgcgagtttcaataaaaagctctgaacaaaagaaatgcaaattcgAGAAAGAATTTTGCGGCGAGGCAATTTAAGTCTCATAATGTGCCCGAATTTGGTGCTCTGCTCGGGCCTGACTGGCGAGTGATTCACGAAATCGTGACAGCAATGtacattatatgtacatatttacatacatttgtacatatgtgaaaTGTATCATTCCGTTTGAGTGTTCTGCCTGTGCTTTTCTCCTAAACTAAAATTATACACACGAGCATAGTGCGTTTCGTAACTGTAGATCTGTTTTAAAGTCACTAGTTATGCATATATTAGAGGTTAAAATTATATGCccttaaattttttgtttgcaaagcGAATCATCTCGGATTGTTCGTAAAAGTTTGCCTTTGGTATATTGTGATAACACGCACTGTACCCATAAATATGCCAAATGTGATGAATGGCAGCGAGAAACGGTTAAAGTGTGAAGCTTGCTCCCAAAATGGGATAATTGGGGAGAAAAGATAATCGCGATAAACGAGACAAATTCCACTCGATTGTCACACATTGTGGGTTGGTTTATTGTTGATTTCTGTATTCAGCTGCGAATAATGTCATTCGATAGCCCCTCGATGTGGTTCTCGACGACCCGGCCACTGAGCTTGGCCATTTTCCAGAAATATGATGCCACTTCGGAGACGAAACTCTTTGAGATCTCTTGCAGTTTGCCATCCGTGAGCAAGTCCTTGTACTCCTCATCGCTCAGGCCCGTTTCAGCTGGTCTGTTTATCAATAAGGGCGATTTCCTGAACTAAAATGGAGGGGAAATTCGAAAGAGAACTTTATCCTGAAGGATACCAAACTTACTTCTTCGAATATGTCAAGCCATATTTGATCCTTCTTGTCGAGATCGTTCTCCGCAATGGCCGCGTTCACACGTGCCACATAATGATCAATGTCAGTGGCCCTCCTCGACTGGGGATTCAGCTTGGCCTTCACCTCCGTGAAGTATGCGATTTGGGCTCGGAAGAGCGCGTTCAGCAGTCTGACTGTCTCCTCGCGTGCCTCCTGCTCCAGTTGCTTCTGCACCGGATCGTCCGACCTGCTGCTCGGAACGCGCAGTGTGGGTGCCGACAGCACGACCTGCCAGAAAGATCAACTGGTACATAGATCGTTGATAAGGGATTATCGCCCACACTCACCTGTGCCAGCAAAATCAGGGGAAAATATTTGAGCAGCATTCTCTAGTCTGGGGCCCTAGATGAAGGTGCGTCCTCTGTGTATGGATGTCGATTAGGAACTGAGTATTGGACAAAATTGatgtacatattatttaattgaaagcgATGGGCTGTTCGATTTGCCTAGGAAGCTAACTGATAAGCGCACGAAGGTTTTGCAGCTTTAGAATATAATTTTAGTTCTCTCCGAGAGACGGCTCTGTAGATGGTGATAAttattttcaatgaattttcagatttctgtatttattattgcgtcgcacatatatttttatgtacatacttatgtgtgtatgtgcggaTTTTAGACACGTTTctagagagtgagagtaatATTATGTTTTCCTATTTACATAgaatgtgtatgtaaattcatacataattacatatgtTATTTCCCATTAACGAAAGGTTACTTTCGATACAAATGACAACAAAGAGCAGTGGGTGTGGCAAATGTATGAATCAAACTTAAGTTATGTGTTTTAGTGTGAGGGATTAACCTCCTACAATCAAATTTTGTCACAGACTGATCAAGTGTTATATGAGAATTGCTTTGCTATGTTTACATTCCTACAAAAGAAGACCCAAAAGAAGTATACCGTAAATGTTGGAGCTACATATCACCATCGTATTCTAATTGGACTTTTCGAAGGGAGTATATCATCATTTTCAGGGGGAGGACTCTcttacaattattttgtagCACAGTTTTGGGACGTTCAAATAACTTAACGATGTGTGtctattttgttgcatacttttggatGTTTCCAGGAATTGAATGTAGAATTCATGTCAAATTCATGTAGAACTGCCAGGCGGCAACAGTACCGAGGGCCACTATTTTAGTTTCTGGCTTAAGTTAAAGTTGCATTATAAATATCGGTATTTTACGAAATAAAAATTACCATGACTTTTTGTCATGTCTCTAAGTCGATTAAATTTCAACGATTTTCTACCACTTTTTATGTGGATTTTTTAAGCCAAGACTGTTCTTAAATACCTCAATTCCAGCTCTCACACATCGCTCTTTACCCAATAAAGTTGTTGAGCCTTCAAAACATCGAATCAAGAGTTATTTTCCTTTAAAACATGTCCTCACATCTTATAGGATCTTTTTCTTCCCagctataaaaaaaatgtattagtCTACAAATAAAATTACTCCTTGATGCACATCGAAAAGTGGTGGCTTGAAGCTTGAAACTAACCAAGAAAATGGCAACGTCGATACATAATGTCTGTTGTACAGTAAATGATGTGGGGTGGCATGGTTTTTCTTTGAGGGACTTAATAACCGAGATCGATGGGAGTACCCTTTCGCGCGAACAGCTAATCTAAAACTgaacataagtatgtacatgtagatGTCTGCAGTTCAAAACACGTGGATCCTAACCGCGCCTCTGAACACGTCGGCACGTGCTGCTGGGAGAGACTGCTCCACCCTCATGCCCTATTCTGAAGATTATGGCTGGAATAATCAAACGTTGCCAAAGGAAATGCGATTATCAGCCTAATCTGAACGATTAGATTAACCAAATTCAATAATTTGGCTTCTCTGTTTTTGCAGCCGCTGGTGGGCACAATGGGTTTATGGCTGGCGATTATAGACTATATTTAAGAAAAGGAATTTGGATcggttttattattattttttattcgcGGATTAGTTTTTTGCGCCGGTAATAATGCCAATGATGTCGCTCAAGGAACGATCTCCAATGAGGTCATTGCAGAGGGGTGTCACCAGTTCGTTGAGATAATTGGACACAAAGTCGGTGTTGTCGTTGATCGTCAGCGAGATGAACTCCTCGACGACCTCGTTCAGTTTGCGATTGAAGATGCGATACTTGGAGAGGTTCTCGATCTCCGAGACCACATTGCCCACCGTGGGATAGACGAGGAAGCTCTTGATCT
The sequence above is a segment of the Drosophila subobscura isolate 14011-0131.10 chromosome U, UCBerk_Dsub_1.0, whole genome shotgun sequence genome. Coding sequences within it:
- the LOC117902133 gene encoding uncharacterized protein LOC117902133, producing the protein MLLKYFPLILLAQVVLSAPTLRVPSSRSDDPVQKQLEQEAREETVRLLNALFRAQIAYFTEVKAKLNPQSRRATDIDHYVARVNAAIAENDLDKKDQIWLDIFEEFRKSPLLINRPAETGLSDEEYKDLLTDGKLQEISKSFVSEVASYFWKMAKLSGRVVENHIEGLSNDIIRS